CTACCTCAACTGCGTCCAGTACGCCATGACGCTGGATTTCGAGATGTACCTGGAGCCCCTGCAAAAGGCCCTGTCCGACCTGGTGACCCAGTACCTGATGCACCATCCGGAAACCCTGCAGATCCGCAGCATCCCCACCATGAGTTACATCATGATCCACGGCGGCATTTTCGCGGTGGTGCGCCACCTGACCGACCCCAGCCCACCGATCCGGTTCGACGAACTGGCCGATGGCCTGGCGCGCATGGTGGGGCATTACACAACGCGGGAGATCGAACTGGCACGGCAGCCCCGCGAACAGCCGGTCGGCAGCCGTCCGCAGGACAGCGACGAGCGCTGATTCAGCCGGTCAGCCGATGAACTGCGGCGCGAAACCGTAATTCCAGATCAGCACCGAACCGACCCGGGTGGTGACCAGGATCACCAGCGCCACCGTCAGCACCGCGCCGCAGTAGAGAATCGCCCGCTCCTTGGGAATTCCCATGACGATGGGCAGACCGTCATAGACCAAGTAGCCGGCGTAGGCGGCGGCGGCCAGCAGCACCAGGGCATTGAACCAGGGCACCGGATAGAGCATCGCAAACCCCGCCAGGAACAGCGGCGTGGCGGCATAGGCGGCCAGGGCCATGCCGTTGGATTTGTCCGCCTCACTCTTGGCACCGTAGGTGCTGGCCATCCAGTCGATCATCCAGCCCAGGGCGAACACACCGACCAGAATCGCGACGTAGGTCAGCACGCTGAGCTGGATGGCGCTGATGTTGGACAGCCGGATCAGGCGGTCGCCGCCGACCGTCCAGCCGAAGTAGGTGGTGGAGATATAGGCACAAACCGGTCCGATGGCGGCCAGTATCAGCACGTACGCTACATAGACGTGCCATGGCGTTTCATGCTCCCGACGGATTTCCGCCCATTCGTGATCCGGGTGGGTGAACAGACCGAAAGCGTGTTTGAGCAACATAGAAGCCTTCTCCTTTCTTGTTCGAGTGAGGCGAAAACGGCCCTTTGCTTAGCATAGATCAACCTGCCGGAAGCCGGTCAATAATTGCACAGCACGCACCCCATACTGACCTTGCTCATGACGCCCTTTGACGGAATCCGACGACCGGTCTAGCGTTGCTCCATCCGGATCCGACAGCGGTTGCCCGTCCGAGAGCGGCCGCCCTGTCCAGCAACGGTTACCCATCCATGAACGGAGGTGAACATGATTGGCGAATCCCTGGAATATACGATCGACGGCCGCAACTACATCGGCCACATTGCCTACGACGATACCCGGAGCGGTCCCCGGCCGGGCATTATCCTGGTTCACGAGTGGTGGGGTCTGAACGACTTCGTGCGCGAGCAGGCGGACAAGCTGGCGGAGCAGGGCTACACCGCCTTCGCCATCGACATGTACGGCGACGCCGCGCAGGCGGATAACCCGGACGACGCCAAGGCCATGATGCTGTCGGTGAAGGACACCCCGGGCGAGCTGGAGAAGCGTTACCGGGGGGCGCTGGAGGTGCTCAAGGCCCATGACAGCGTCGATCCGGAGCGTATTGCTTCCCAGGGCTACTGCTTCGGTGGCGCGGTGTCGCTGAACATGGCCCGGCTGGGATTGGACCTTAAGGGTGTGGTCAGCTTCCACGGCAATCTGGGCACCGACATCCAGATCAAACCGGGCGACATCAAGGGCCAGTTGCAGGTCTACACCGGCGGTGCGGATGTGATGATCCCGCCGCAGCAGGTGGCGGCGTTCGTGGAGGAAATGCAGGAAGCCGGCGTACGGTTCGACCTGATCAACTACCCCGGCGCCCAGCACGGCTTCACCAACCCCGGCGCCACCGCCAAGGGACAGAAGTTCGGCTTCCCGGTGGGTTATGACGCCAACGCGGCCCGGGACGCCTGGGAAGGCTCACTGGCCTTCTACAAGCGACTGTTCGGCTAAACGGCCGACCGTATGCCCTGTCTCACGGGACAGGGCTTCTGGGTCACGCGTTTCAAGCGTCTCGCGGATCGGTCCCGCCCACCATGGGCCGTTCCCGGTTGGCATCGCGGAAACTCAGCAGGCTCTCCACACCGGTGAAATCCACCGACTCACGAAACTCCAGCCAGTCCACCATGCAGTAGAGACAGATCGCCGGATAATGCCACTGGGCGAATTCGCCCGCGTCCACCATGGCCGCCAGGGTGCGCAACGACAGCATGATGCGCTCACGCTGGAGGTTGTAGAACATCAGGTCCTGTTCCACGTCGATGCCGGACTTCTTCGACAGCAACAGGGTCACCGCCGAATCGTTGACCGCGTCGATCAGCGTCAGCTGGTTCTCCTGATCCCAGCTCAGGGGCGCATCGCCGTTTTTCTGGGCGAGGTAGCGTGAAATCACCCGGGAGTCGTACACCTCCTGCTCGCCGTCAATGAGCATCGGGATCTTCAGGGCCGGGTTGTTACGGCGTAGCTCGTCCCGACCCTCGCCATAGATGTTCAGGTTGACGAACTCGTAGTCGCTCTCGGCCAGCAACAGGCGAATGCGGCGGACGTAGGGCGACGTGGTGGAACCAATCAGTTTCATCTCAGATTTCTCCGTGGGGTTGCTGGCGATGACATGAGTGTCATGATTCAAGCCGTTGAATTTGCATCTAAACTGCTAATCTGATCGTACATGGATAGTTTCGTCACTTCATGATGACCCGTTGCGGCAACAAAAAGGACCCCATGCCCAAAAACCCCGTTGTTTTGCCAGCAGTACTCGTCCTGGCGCTTTTCAGCCAGGTCGTCCTGGCTCAGGCACCCCGGAATGTCGGCTTCTATTACGGCCACGAGGCACCGGTCAGCGCCTTGATGGCGTACGACTGGCTGGTCCTGCAACGCGATCGCAACAGCACGTCACGCCTCGACACCCTCAACGACGCCGGCGTGGCGCCCATTGCCTATGTCAGCGTGGGCGAAATGGCCCGCAGTCACAAGCAGTTTGCGCAACTTCCCGCCACCGCACGCCTGGGCCGGAACACGGGCTGGGACAGCGCCATTCTCGATATCCGCCAGCCGGCGGTACGCGCCTTCCTGCTCGACAGGCTGATCGACCCGGCGTTCCGGGCCGGCTACCACGGGGTTTTCCTGGACACCCTCGACAGCTACCGGCTCACCCAGGCCGGCCAGGACGATCCGGCGGCGTTCGTGCAGGCCCTGGCGACCCTGATCGGCCGCATCCGCGAGCGCCACCCGGACGCCCGGATCATCATCAACCGGGGCTTCGAACTCCCCGAGAGCGTCCACGCCCAGGTAGACGCACTGGCCTTCGAATCCTACCGGCGCGGCTATGACGCCGGCCGCAAACGCTATCGTCCGGTGTCCGACGCCGATCGCCAATGGCTCCGGGGCCAGCTCGATCACTGGCGCGACCGGCACCCGGACAAGCCCCTGATCGCCATCGACTACGTGCGCGACGCCAGCGACGCGCCCGCCCTGGCCAGGCAACTGCGCCAGGATGGCTTCGTCCCCTACGTCACCGACCCGGACCTGCAGCGCCTGGGGCCCACCGAACCGCAACGGATCAAACGCGAGGTGCTGGTCCTGCACGATGCGCAGGACGGCCTGATGGCGCACAGCGCCGCCCACCGGTATGGCGGTGTGCTACTGGAACGGCTGGGTTACATCCCGGTTTACCGGGATATGCACGCCACCCTGCCCAGCGAGCCTCTCGATGACCGCTTCGCCGGCATCGTCGCCTGGTGGGAGGGCGGCGCCAAGAGCCGTCGTGTGTGCCGATGGCTGTCGCAGCACCGTGGCAAACTGCCGCTGGTGGTCATGGGCCGGCTGCCACCGGACCGCAACTGCGAGGCCCTTATCCGGTCCGACACCGTCACCCTGCCCGCGCTCCCTGTGACGACGACGCCGCGCCAGGCATCGGTCGGCCGTTTCGAGGGCACGCATTTGCCCGCAATGCCGGATTCGGCGCTGCCGCGCGCCGAAGGCGTCTCGTCGTGGCTGGAGATCACCGATGCCCAGGACACGACCTTCACGCCGGTCTATACGGCCGAGCATCTCGGCGTGGCCCTGGAGCCCTACCTTTTCGAGCCGGGCCCCGAAGACGAACGCTACTGGCTGTTCGATCCGTTCGCGTTTCTGGCGGAGGCCCTCGGGGGGCCTCTCTATCCCACACCGGACGCCACGACGGAAAGTGGGCAACGCATCCTGACAGCTCACATCGACGGCGACGGTTTCGTATCCCGGGCCGAGCTGGAAGGCAGCCCGCTGGGTGCGACGGTCATCATGGACCAGATCATCAAACGTTACCGCGTTCCGCATACCGTGTCGGTCATCGAAGCCGAAACCTCACCGAACGGCATCTATCCAGCGACCAGCGCCGAAGCCGAACGCATCGCCCGCCAACTGTTCCGGCTGGATAACGTGGAAGTGGCGTCGCATTCCTACAGCCACCCCTTTTTCTGGCAGATCATCGAGGACGGTTCGCGCCCGTTACCGGTGTTCGCAGATTACGGCTACGCACTGGGCGTCCCCGGGTACAAGCCGGTCCTGCAGCGCGAGATCCCCGGCTCGATCGACTACATCAACCGGCGCCTGGCGCCGGCGGACAAACCGACCAACCTGTTCCTCTGGACCGGCGACGCCCTGCCCGGCGAGCGCGCACTCAAAGCGGTTCGCTCCGCTGGCGTCCTGAACGTCAACGGCGGCGACACCCACCCGCTGCCCTACGCCTCCCAACTGGCGGGTGTCTGGCCCATGGCGCGCCCGGTCGGCGACGAGCTGCAGATCTACGCGCCGGTCATGAACGAAAACGTCTACACCAATCTCTGGCACGGCCCGTACTATGGCTTCCGCGACGTGATAGACACCTTCCGTATCCTGGAAAACTACCAACGGCTCAAACCGTTGAGCATCTACTACCACTTCTATTCCGGAACCAAGCCTGCCGCGCTCAATGCCCTGAAGGCGGTCTACGACGACGCCCTGTCGCGGCCGGTGACCCCCCTGTACCTGAGCCAGTACGCCCGGCGCGCCCGGTTCAACTACCGCTCGGCCATGCTGCGGGACAGCCATGGACGCTATACCTGGCGCGGCATCGGCGCCCCGCACACCGTGCGCATCGACCCGGCCGGCCAGTACCCGGATCTGGCCGCCAGTCAAGGCGTCGCCGGGTTCCATGACGATGCCGGCAACCGCTATGTTCACCTGACCGGCTCCCAGCCAACACTCGCGCTGCGCGACACGCCTCCGGAAGGCCCCTATCTGCAACAGGCCAATGCGGTTCTGACCCACTGGTCGCGGCGCCGGGTCGACGACCGCTGGCGTATCGAGCTAGGGTTCTCCGGCATCGGCCCGCTGAGCGCCACCCTGGCCGGCACCGGGCATTGCCGTGTGATCCGCGGAGCGTCCCTGTCCGTGAAGGGCACGGGGCGCCCGGTACAACTTGGCGCGCCGGGTAAAAACGTGAACTCGGCGACCCTGGAGTGCCGTTGATGCGGGCTCGCAGACGCATCCAGTTTTTCCGGCTGCCGTCGCTGCTCGCCATCGGGGTGCTGTTCACGCTGGCGCTGTTCGCCCTGTACCCGCGTCAGACCGTGTTCGAGGACATCCACTTTCTGGAGCAACCGGACGCCCTCTCCATTGCCTACCTGCACGTGCTGCTGCGCGCCGACCCCGACAACCCGTCGCTGCGCATCAACCTGGGGCACATGCTGCGCAAGACCGGGCAGGGCCGTGCAGCCGAGCGAGTCCTGAATCCGTTTCTCGAGAACGATCCCATTCCCTACAACGCCCTGTCCGATATCCTCCTGCTCCGCCAGCAACGGGTGTACGAGGCGACCCGACCGGAAGACCGGGCAACCGCGCGGCGCCGGCTGTTCGAGACGCTGGAGCGGGTGCCGGATCAGCCCTACAGCTTTGACGATAAAACGGCGTTGATCGATCCCGTCGAGGACGCGCTGAGTCTGGCCCAGGCCAGCCAGCTATGGCGCGACATGGCGCGTTTCGCACCGGAAGCCGGCGAGCGCCGCAAGATCGCCCGCCGGCTGGCCGAACTCCAGGAGGCCCAGGGCAAGCCCGGCGCCGCCGCCGGGACGCTGCTCGACAGCCTGCGGGAAGACGGCGCAGCCGACTCGGGGCCGATGGTCGATGACATTCTGCGACTGCAGCTGGCCGCCGGGCAGCCTCGCCAAGCGCTGTCCCTGTTCAAGTCGCAGCGCGCCACGACTCCGATGGACACCGCCACGCTGGAACAGGGCATTGAGCTGGCCCGCTACGCCGGCGCCAACGACGACCGCCTGCGCTGGCTGCAACGCCTGGTGGACCAGCAGCCCGATGACGTGCCTCTCCTGCGCGAACTGCTGACCGCGCAACTGGCCCAGGGTGACACCACCTCGGCACTGGCCACGGTCCGCCGCCTGCAGACACAGGCACCGGACCTGACGCCCGCAGACCGGACCCGGATGGCGCAAGTCCTGGACTGGAACAACCTTCCGGCCGAGGCCTTGCCGTACTGGTCCGAGCTGTATGTGGAGCACAACCAGCCGCAAGCACTGGAACGAGCGACCTCGACCGCCCGCAGCCTGTTCGACTGGGCCGCTCTGGAGAGGCTTCTGTCGCTCGCGGAAAATCGCGGTCACAGCAATCCCGACAGCTACCTCCTGCTCGCCGACAGCCGCATCCGGAACGGCGATATCGAGTCCGCCTTGCGGGTGCTCGACCGCGGTATCACCCGTTATCCGAAAGCCCCCGCGCTGCAGGAGCGCAAGCTGTCGCTGCTGCTCAACAGCCGGGATTTCAACGGTGCCATCGCCTACCTGGAACAGCGCGATACCCTGAGCGACAAGCAGCGCCTGCAACTGGCACAGCTTTACTGGCGCACCCGACAGCCGGAAGCCGCCCTGGCCCACCTGGATTTCCAGCCGTCGGACCCGGGCATCCGCAACGACGTCACGTTCATGCGCCTGCGGCTGGGGCATTACCTCGGGCGACTGCGGGGGATCCGGGACGATTACCAGGCCATGCTGGACCGCCTGGAAGACGAACCGCCGCAGGTTCAGGAGGAACTGTTGTCCCTGGCGATCCTGTTCGAAGACTACACCGCCGCCCGCCACATCAGTCGCGTGCGCTATGCCAGCACGAACGAGCCGCGCTACCTCGCCAACCAGGCGGAGTACGCGGCCGCCACCGGCGACTGGTCCGCCGCTACGGACGCGCTCGACGCCTGGGTCGACGCCTTCCCGAGCGCGACCAACCTCAACCGTTACTGGCAGCTGCGCGCCCTGACCTATCACCAGACCGGCCGTCTCGATCAAGCCGACCAGGCCTACCGGGAGGCCTACCGCCTTGCCCCCGACGACCTGAAAACCCTGGTCGGCTGGGGCTGGCTGATGCTCAGCGAACCTGAACGTTTCGGCGAGCGACTGTCCCATATGCTCGCCCGCCTCGAGGCCCAGGGCGACCCCGAAACCTATCCGGTGCTGGCCTACGGCCACAGTGCTCTGGGCCATCCCGAACAGGCCCGGGCATGGTTCCTGCGCGGGTTGGACGGGCATCGGGCGGAACCCGAATGGCTGCTGTCCACGGCCCGGGTGCTGGAACTCACCGGCCGGGAACGGCAGGCAGAAGCATTACGGGCGAGCATCGACCCCGGCCGGATCACCGACGCCAACACCCGGGTCGCCTATTACCGGGCCCGCGGACTGGACCGCCTGGCCCTGACGGTCCTCGGTCGTGCCGCCACCGACACCGATCAACGGCAGATGGCACAGCAAGCCCTGGATGCCGGCCACGCCCTGCTGGCCGAAGCCTGGCTGGCGCAGTCGCGCGAGCCGGACGACAACGCGCTGCTGCATCCGGCCGACCTGACCCCGGCGCAACAACGACAGCGCCTGCTGGCCAACCTGGATACGTTGGAATCGGACCGCGGCTCCGATCTGTCACGCTCGCGTCTGCGGGAAACCGTGGACCTTCACCGCGGAGCCCAGCGCTCAATTCAGACGGGCGTGGAACGCCTCGACCTGGGCAATTTCGCCGTGCGCCAGACCGGCATCAAGGGCCGCTACGCGTTGGACGAGGTCAGCGTCAGCGGGGCTGCCAGCCGGGTGGCGCCAGAATCCGCCGGGCGTCTCGCCGAGCGTCCCGACGCCGGCGCCGAGGGACGCCTGGGTCTGGCCTGGCAGGGCTCGCGCTGGGGGCTCCAGGTGGAGGCGGCCAGCCTGGCGCGGGACGAAGGGCCCTCGCCGGCCTTCTCCGTGGAAGGGGACTGGCAACCGGCGGACCGCTGGAGCCTGCAGGCGGGGCTGGAACACAACGCCCGCGCGCCCGACTCCGCCGAGGCCTGGTGGCTGCTCGGCCGCGATCGCCAGTCCCTGGCCGCCACCTACAGCCCGTTTTCACGGCTGGCCCTGACCGGGCGGGCGGAACGTCTGGCCTACCATTCCGCCGATGACGATTCGCTGGGTTCGGGCCACAGCCTCGAGTTCACCGCCGATTACACCCTGTTCCGCGAAGACCCCGCCATGACCGTGACATTGGGCTACCAGCGACAGCAACTGGACCTGGAGCCGACCCTGCCGGCGAGCGTCAACGACGAACTGGACAGCCCCTTGCCGCCCTCAGCGCTGCTAACCGACGAATACGAACGCGTCGGCGCGCGCGTTCGCTGGTTTCACGGCGAGCCCCACAGCCTTTTCCGAAGTACCGCCTCGCCCCGGGGCTTCCTGGAAGTGGGCAGCGGCTATGTGATCTCCACGGATACCCCCGAGATCGGCCTGGGCGCGGGCCTGGGCTGGCGGCTGTTCGGGGACGACGAACTGGCCCTGTCCGCCCGCTGGGCGTCCGAAGGCATCGACGGCAGCGGTCGCGCCGACCTGAATCTAACCTATACCCTGTATCTGGACCGTTAAGGAGAATCCGATGTTGCAACGTATCCCGCGCCTCCCCACCCTGCTGTTCGCCAGCCTGCTGGTGCTGAGTGGCTGCTCGGTGCTGCAGAGCGAAGACGGCCTGGCCATTCCGGCCGATAGCCGCCTGGCCGTGGTGCCCCTGATGAACCTGTCGCAAACCCCGCAGGCCGGCGAACAGGCCGCCAGCGTCCTCAGTGCGCTCCTGCGGGCCGAGGGCAGTCACAACACCACCTTGTTCCTGCCGCAGCAGCGCGACCCTCTGCTCTACGACAACAGCGAGCGTCGCCAGGAGGCCCTGGAGTCAGCCGAAGCCAGCGCGCCCGATTACCTGGTGACAGGCACCGTCGAGGAGTGGCGCTACAAGAGCGGTCTGGACGGGGAACCCGCCGTGGGTGTGACGCTGGAGATCCGCGACGCTGACACCGAACGCCTGGTGTGGAGTGGCACCTCGGCACGCACCGGCTGGGGCCGGGAAAGCCTGAGCGTCGCTGCTCACAAGGTACTGGATGAATTGGTCGAGCGTATGCCGTTAACCAACAGGGACTGAACCGCCCATGGTGGATACTTCGCTACAGAGCGCCCTCCGCCCGCAAGAAGCGAGCGATCTGCTGAAATGGCTGGAAACACTGCTGATCACGTTGGCCTGCTTCGCGCTGGGGGCCTGGAGCCGCCCGGACGATCCGTTCTTCCTGACCGGTAATTTCCCCTGGCCGGTCATCGGTCCGTTGCTGGTGGCCCTGCGCTACGGCTTTTTCATGGCCCTGGCGGCTTCGCTGCTGCTTATTGGCGGATTGGGGATGTACCTGCGTTATCTGACGGACGTGCCACAGCCCTATCCCTTCACCTGGGCCGCGGGGGTGCTCGCGGTGGTTCTGCTGGCCGGTGAATTCCGGGACTACTGGGAGCGACGCCGGTCCGAGCTGGCGGCGGCAAACGACTACCGCGACGGGCGGCTGGAGGAGTTCACTCGCAGCTATTACCTGCTCAAGGTATCCCACGACCGTCTCGAACAGCGGCTGGCGGGCAGCTCCCGCAGCCTGCGCGAAGCCTTGCGCCGCGTTTATTCGGAACTCGCCGCCGACAGCCACGCCGGCCTGACTCGGGATCGCGCCCAGGCGACACTCGCGTTGTTCGGCCACTACGGTCAGATACAGACCGCCGGGGTTTTCCCGGTGCGCCAGGGACGTCTCACCGCACAGGCCCTGGCATCCATCGGCGAATTCAAGCCGCTTTCCGGTAGCGACCCCCTGATCGAGCACGCCCTCCGGGAGCGCAAGCTGGTGTCGATACAGACGGAATACCACCGCCGCCAGGCCGAGCTCGACAGCCGCTTTCTCGCGGTGATTCCGCTGCTGACGTCCGATGGCGAGATCCTTGGCGTGGTCGCCGTCGAGGCGATGCCGTTTTTCTCGTTCGAGCCGCAGACGCTGCGCTTCCTGGCGATCCTGGCGGGCCATCTGGCCGACCAGTTGCAGGAGCAGGATCTCACGCCTGCGGGAGAAACGGAGGAACGGCGTCACTTCCGTCGTCAGTTGGCGCGAGTCGGACGCGACGCCGAGCGCTTCGACCTGCCAGCCTGTCTGCTGTGCTTCCGGGCCGACACGACGCTGACGTCGCGCCAGATCGTCGACCACATCAAAAGCGTGCGTCGTGGGCTGGATGTGCTCTACGAAGCCTCGGACAACCACGGGCTGCGCCTGGCGATCCTGATGCCGCTGACGGA
This DNA window, taken from Marinobacter bohaiensis, encodes the following:
- a CDS encoding Yip1 family protein, encoding MLLKHAFGLFTHPDHEWAEIRREHETPWHVYVAYVLILAAIGPVCAYISTTYFGWTVGGDRLIRLSNISAIQLSVLTYVAILVGVFALGWMIDWMASTYGAKSEADKSNGMALAAYAATPLFLAGFAMLYPVPWFNALVLLAAAAYAGYLVYDGLPIVMGIPKERAILYCGAVLTVALVILVTTRVGSVLIWNYGFAPQFIG
- a CDS encoding dienelactone hydrolase family protein, which gives rise to MIGESLEYTIDGRNYIGHIAYDDTRSGPRPGIILVHEWWGLNDFVREQADKLAEQGYTAFAIDMYGDAAQADNPDDAKAMMLSVKDTPGELEKRYRGALEVLKAHDSVDPERIASQGYCFGGAVSLNMARLGLDLKGVVSFHGNLGTDIQIKPGDIKGQLQVYTGGADVMIPPQQVAAFVEEMQEAGVRFDLINYPGAQHGFTNPGATAKGQKFGFPVGYDANAARDAWEGSLAFYKRLFG
- a CDS encoding glutathione S-transferase family protein, producing MKLIGSTTSPYVRRIRLLLAESDYEFVNLNIYGEGRDELRRNNPALKIPMLIDGEQEVYDSRVISRYLAQKNGDAPLSWDQENQLTLIDAVNDSAVTLLLSKKSGIDVEQDLMFYNLQRERIMLSLRTLAAMVDAGEFAQWHYPAICLYCMVDWLEFRESVDFTGVESLLSFRDANRERPMVGGTDPRDA
- a CDS encoding DUF4136 domain-containing protein, with translation MLQRIPRLPTLLFASLLVLSGCSVLQSEDGLAIPADSRLAVVPLMNLSQTPQAGEQAASVLSALLRAEGSHNTTLFLPQQRDPLLYDNSERRQEALESAEASAPDYLVTGTVEEWRYKSGLDGEPAVGVTLEIRDADTERLVWSGTSARTGWGRESLSVAAHKVLDELVERMPLTNRD
- a CDS encoding bifunctional glycoside hydrolase 114/ polysaccharide deacetylase family protein; the encoded protein is MPKNPVVLPAVLVLALFSQVVLAQAPRNVGFYYGHEAPVSALMAYDWLVLQRDRNSTSRLDTLNDAGVAPIAYVSVGEMARSHKQFAQLPATARLGRNTGWDSAILDIRQPAVRAFLLDRLIDPAFRAGYHGVFLDTLDSYRLTQAGQDDPAAFVQALATLIGRIRERHPDARIIINRGFELPESVHAQVDALAFESYRRGYDAGRKRYRPVSDADRQWLRGQLDHWRDRHPDKPLIAIDYVRDASDAPALARQLRQDGFVPYVTDPDLQRLGPTEPQRIKREVLVLHDAQDGLMAHSAAHRYGGVLLERLGYIPVYRDMHATLPSEPLDDRFAGIVAWWEGGAKSRRVCRWLSQHRGKLPLVVMGRLPPDRNCEALIRSDTVTLPALPVTTTPRQASVGRFEGTHLPAMPDSALPRAEGVSSWLEITDAQDTTFTPVYTAEHLGVALEPYLFEPGPEDERYWLFDPFAFLAEALGGPLYPTPDATTESGQRILTAHIDGDGFVSRAELEGSPLGATVIMDQIIKRYRVPHTVSVIEAETSPNGIYPATSAEAERIARQLFRLDNVEVASHSYSHPFFWQIIEDGSRPLPVFADYGYALGVPGYKPVLQREIPGSIDYINRRLAPADKPTNLFLWTGDALPGERALKAVRSAGVLNVNGGDTHPLPYASQLAGVWPMARPVGDELQIYAPVMNENVYTNLWHGPYYGFRDVIDTFRILENYQRLKPLSIYYHFYSGTKPAALNALKAVYDDALSRPVTPLYLSQYARRARFNYRSAMLRDSHGRYTWRGIGAPHTVRIDPAGQYPDLAASQGVAGFHDDAGNRYVHLTGSQPTLALRDTPPEGPYLQQANAVLTHWSRRRVDDRWRIELGFSGIGPLSATLAGTGHCRVIRGASLSVKGTGRPVQLGAPGKNVNSATLECR
- a CDS encoding PelD GGDEF domain-containing protein codes for the protein MVDTSLQSALRPQEASDLLKWLETLLITLACFALGAWSRPDDPFFLTGNFPWPVIGPLLVALRYGFFMALAASLLLIGGLGMYLRYLTDVPQPYPFTWAAGVLAVVLLAGEFRDYWERRRSELAAANDYRDGRLEEFTRSYYLLKVSHDRLEQRLAGSSRSLREALRRVYSELAADSHAGLTRDRAQATLALFGHYGQIQTAGVFPVRQGRLTAQALASIGEFKPLSGSDPLIEHALRERKLVSIQTEYHRRQAELDSRFLAVIPLLTSDGEILGVVAVEAMPFFSFEPQTLRFLAILAGHLADQLQEQDLTPAGETEERRHFRRQLARVGRDAERFDLPACLLCFRADTTLTSRQIVDHIKSVRRGLDVLYEASDNHGLRLAILMPLTDELGQSGYLQRLEDGVRETLGVHLADWLGAPASHQVSDRATAESWLEAHLAHGQ
- a CDS encoding TetR/AcrR family transcriptional regulator; translation: MTRKPQQQRAKATVNAIVEAGFIAMAEHGPAATTTRQIADIAGVGVGSLYEYFDNKEAIFSEMSQRFVADTVAMIQPLVPELVRLPIADAVRELLDRFRDFLQQDDGRYLNCVQYAMTLDFEMYLEPLQKALSDLVTQYLMHHPETLQIRSIPTMSYIMIHGGIFAVVRHLTDPSPPIRFDELADGLARMVGHYTTREIELARQPREQPVGSRPQDSDER
- a CDS encoding tetratricopeptide repeat protein codes for the protein MRARRRIQFFRLPSLLAIGVLFTLALFALYPRQTVFEDIHFLEQPDALSIAYLHVLLRADPDNPSLRINLGHMLRKTGQGRAAERVLNPFLENDPIPYNALSDILLLRQQRVYEATRPEDRATARRRLFETLERVPDQPYSFDDKTALIDPVEDALSLAQASQLWRDMARFAPEAGERRKIARRLAELQEAQGKPGAAAGTLLDSLREDGAADSGPMVDDILRLQLAAGQPRQALSLFKSQRATTPMDTATLEQGIELARYAGANDDRLRWLQRLVDQQPDDVPLLRELLTAQLAQGDTTSALATVRRLQTQAPDLTPADRTRMAQVLDWNNLPAEALPYWSELYVEHNQPQALERATSTARSLFDWAALERLLSLAENRGHSNPDSYLLLADSRIRNGDIESALRVLDRGITRYPKAPALQERKLSLLLNSRDFNGAIAYLEQRDTLSDKQRLQLAQLYWRTRQPEAALAHLDFQPSDPGIRNDVTFMRLRLGHYLGRLRGIRDDYQAMLDRLEDEPPQVQEELLSLAILFEDYTAARHISRVRYASTNEPRYLANQAEYAAATGDWSAATDALDAWVDAFPSATNLNRYWQLRALTYHQTGRLDQADQAYREAYRLAPDDLKTLVGWGWLMLSEPERFGERLSHMLARLEAQGDPETYPVLAYGHSALGHPEQARAWFLRGLDGHRAEPEWLLSTARVLELTGRERQAEALRASIDPGRITDANTRVAYYRARGLDRLALTVLGRAATDTDQRQMAQQALDAGHALLAEAWLAQSREPDDNALLHPADLTPAQQRQRLLANLDTLESDRGSDLSRSRLRETVDLHRGAQRSIQTGVERLDLGNFAVRQTGIKGRYALDEVSVSGAASRVAPESAGRLAERPDAGAEGRLGLAWQGSRWGLQVEAASLARDEGPSPAFSVEGDWQPADRWSLQAGLEHNARAPDSAEAWWLLGRDRQSLAATYSPFSRLALTGRAERLAYHSADDDSLGSGHSLEFTADYTLFREDPAMTVTLGYQRQQLDLEPTLPASVNDELDSPLPPSALLTDEYERVGARVRWFHGEPHSLFRSTASPRGFLEVGSGYVISTDTPEIGLGAGLGWRLFGDDELALSARWASEGIDGSGRADLNLTYTLYLDR